GAAGAGCTCTTTAAAGCTCCTCCTGGAAgacctcgaccaatcaggacagtgatgacaaaaggcgtggctggcattgggaaaacactcttaacacacaagttcactgtggactgggctgaagacaaagcccagcaggaggtccactacacattcccactgaccttcagagagctgaacgtgctgagggggaggagcttcagcttggTGGGACTTGTTAATCACTTCTTCCCTGGAAGCAAAGAAGCAGGAATCTGCAGCTTCCaggacttcctggttttgttcatcttggatggtctggatgagtgtcggctccctctggacttcctcagcactcagaccctgactgatgtctcagagtccacctcagtggaggttctgctgataaacctcatcagaggagatctgcttccatcagcccgactctggataaccacacggcctgcagcagccaatcagatccctcCTGAGTGTGTGGACATGGTGACAGAAGTCAGAGGGTTTACGGACCATCAGAAGGACGAGTACTTCAGGAGGAGGTCCACAGATAAGGAACAGGTCAGCAGGATCATGTCCCACATCACGAGGTGTCGTAGCCTCCATATCATGTGCCACAtcccgctcttctgctggatcactgctacagttctggagaacatgttgaagagcagagaggagggagagctgcccaggactctgactcagatctacagccactatgtggtccttcagaacaaagtcaagaCAGTGAAGTTTGATGGAGGAGCTGCCACAGATCAACACTGGAGTCTACAGAGCAGGGAGATGATAGAGTCTCtgggaaaactggcttttgagcagctgcagaaaggaaagctgatcttctatgagagtgacctgacagagtgtggcatggacctcagagcagcctcagtgtgctcaggAGTGTTCACACAGGTCTTCATAGAGGAGAGCAGCCTGTACCAGGACAAGGTGTTCACCTTCATCCATCTGAGCCTTCAGGAGTTTCTGGCTGCTCTTCATGTCCATCACACCTTCATCAGCTCTAAAGTCAATCTTCTGGAGAACTCATTGATGTTTAAATTCAAAAAAACTTTTAACCTTCTCCATAGTGGAGGTCAGCCTGACTTAAAACTTCTCCATCAAAGTGCTGTCGACGAGGCCTTACGGAGTCCAAACGGACACTTGGACTTGTTCCTCCGCTTCCtgctgggtctttcactgccaaccaatcagaggctcctacaaggcctgctgacacagacaggaaatgactcacagaccaatcagagaacagTTAAATACATCAAGAAGAAGCTGAGTGAGAGGttgtccacagagagaagcatcaACCTGTTCCACTGTCTGAATGAAGTGAATGATCGCTCTCTGCTGGAGCAGATCCAACAGTCCATGAGATCAGGAAGTCTCTCCTCAGAGAAactgtctcct
This genomic interval from Gouania willdenowi unplaced genomic scaffold, fGouWil2.1 scaffold_405_arrow_ctg1, whole genome shotgun sequence contains the following:
- the LOC114460140 gene encoding protein NLRC3-like, translated to LVFQLLEDNIISFVKAELKHMQKIVDGDEPECSESQMEGEDEEQRRSREAFLNITLYFLKRMKQEELAERLQSRTKAHRYQPELKSKLKKKLQCVHEGVVEAGSPTLLKEIFTELYITEGGGGEVNQEHEVMQIETSSRRSNIAERAITLEELFKAPPGRPRPIRTVMTKGVAGIGKTLLTHKFTVDWAEDKAQQEVHYTFPLTFRELNVLRGRSFSLVGLVNHFFPGSKEAGICSFQDFLVLFILDGLDECRLPLDFLSTQTLTDVSESTSVEVLLINLIRGDLLPSARLWITTRPAAANQIPPECVDMVTEVRGFTDHQKDEYFRRRSTDKEQVSRIMSHITRCRSLHIMCHIPLFCWITATVLENMLKSREEGELPRTLTQIYSHYVVLQNKVKTVKFDGGAATDQHWSLQSREMIESLGKLAFEQLQKGKLIFYESDLTECGMDLRAASVCSGVFTQVFIEESSLYQDKVFTFIHLSLQEFLAALHVHHTFISSKVNLLENSLMFKFKKTFNLLHSGGQPDLKLLHQSAVDEALRSPNGHLDLFLRFLLGLSLPTNQRLLQGLLTQTGNDSQTNQRTVKYIKKKLSERLSTERSINLFHCLNEVNDRSLLEQIQQSMRSGSLSSEKLSPAQWSALVFILLSSQEHLDVFDLKSFSPSEEAFLKLL